The DNA window AGAAGACGGTTTAGGTGAAATAGGAGCATCCATAGAAGATGTTAGGGAAATATACCTGAGTCATTTTCACGTGGACCATAGCGGTCTGGCTGGTCGTATTAAAGCTCTCTCAGGTGCAAAGGTTTTCATTTCCCAGGAGGATGCATTAAGACTGAAAAGGTTTTATTTCACTAGCGATGGAGAGAGACTCATCGACCGGTTTTACATGCAACATGGCGTTTCTGGAGGTCTTGTTGAAAGTATTAAGAGGATGCTCAATTTTTTGAGAAAGAAGATTTGCGTATTTGAAGTGGATGTTTACCTATTGCCGAACAACATACATGTTATTGGAGAAGAAGAGTTAGAAATATTACCTGCACCTGGTCACACGCGGGGGCAGGTCTGCTTTTTCTTCAAAAGGTTGGGTATACTTCTTTCATGTGATCACATTTTGCCTGACATAACCCCCAATCTTAGCCCTGATATCGCTCATCCTGAGTTTCGACCATTGCACAGCTTTGTAAATTCCCTCACGGCTATGAGAGATCTTCCTGTATCGATGATTTACCCATCTCATGGCGAACCTTTTTCTTCTTTAAATCGACGCATTGATGAAATAATAGTCCACCACAGGGAAAGAAGGGAGATAATCCTTAACACATTAAATTCGGGCCCCAAAACAGCATACCAGATATCTCTCGATGTGTTTGGAGAAGATTTATCCGAGTTTGACCGTTTCCTTGCGGTTAATGAAATTATAACCCACGTGATGGAATTAGAATTTGAAGGTAAAATTCTTAAGGAATCGAGGAACGGGGTTTATTTTTTCGTAAAAGAAGGTAAGTAGTTATAAAATTCGCCTGATGAGAGCCACTGTTTCAATATGGGCAGTCTGAGGAAACATATCTAGAGGTCTTATTGTTTCCAAAGTATAGCCGTGTGAGACCAAAAATCGACAGTCTCTCGCCTGCGTAGCTGGGTTGCACGACACATATACAATTCTCCTCGGTGATATGTCTACAATGGTTTGTAAAATGTCCTTGCGACATCCAGGGCGGGGAGGATCGAGCACAATTACATCAGGTACTTCGTTTGTACCGTTAAACAATGCCTTTAGTATTTCACCCACATCTCCTTTTATGGAGAAAGCGTTGTTAAGATTTGAGCGGGAAAAATTGAATCCCGCACAGTTGGACGCCTTTTCATCAACTTCGATGGAGTAAACTTTTCCAGAAATAGGAGCCAAAAAAAGGGCAAATAATCCAGACCCCCCGTACGCGTCTACCACTAGTTCATTACCCTTAAGGTCACAGAATTCAATAACCGAAGTTACAAGCTTATCGACGAGAAAGAGATTCGCTTGAAAAAATCCCGTGTGGGGCACTACGATCTCTTTGCCCCCAACCCATCTTGTTATGACATCATCCACGTTATCATTGTGAGACCATACGGCAATCTTTTGAAAGGGTCTGTTCACTTTTACAGTATCTGTTTTTTTTCGTATTCTTTTCAACGTGTCATTGATTGTTTCGTGGGCTATGAGGCAGCTTTCAATTTCCACAACCTCATGGCTACTAGGTTTTAGCAATCCTATGTGTACTTCCTTGGAATTTGAACGTAAAAAAAATTCCATCTTCCCTCTCCAGTGGAATGGTTTAGGGGATGGCAAAAATTCTTCAACC is part of the Syntrophales bacterium genome and encodes:
- a CDS encoding class I SAM-dependent RNA methyltransferase produces the protein MHPRQTFTRTECPRKSEEKSMPSLEDLLNLKIERIAYGGEGVGRWENIVTFVPFTAPEDELTAKVTEVKKHYIRAEIANITNPSPIRVLPPCPYFTVCGGCCYQHIPYEKQIEIKKEQVVEVFRRIGRFNSPPVEEFLPSPKPFHWRGKMEFFLRSNSKEVHIGLLKPSSHEVVEIESCLIAHETINDTLKRIRKKTDTVKVNRPFQKIAVWSHNDNVDDVITRWVGGKEIVVPHTGFFQANLFLVDKLVTSVIEFCDLKGNELVVDAYGGSGLFALFLAPISGKVYSIEVDEKASNCAGFNFSRSNLNNAFSIKGDVGEILKALFNGTNEVPDVIVLDPPRPGCRKDILQTIVDISPRRIVYVSCNPATQARDCRFLVSHGYTLETIRPLDMFPQTAHIETVALIRRIL
- a CDS encoding MBL fold metallo-hydrolase, producing MLTRIKDGLYMIKLPMPFREGYVNVFVYQHKHGIVLFDSGVDSDECFAELEDGLGEIGASIEDVREIYLSHFHVDHSGLAGRIKALSGAKVFISQEDALRLKRFYFTSDGERLIDRFYMQHGVSGGLVESIKRMLNFLRKKICVFEVDVYLLPNNIHVIGEEELEILPAPGHTRGQVCFFFKRLGILLSCDHILPDITPNLSPDIAHPEFRPLHSFVNSLTAMRDLPVSMIYPSHGEPFSSLNRRIDEIIVHHRERREIILNTLNSGPKTAYQISLDVFGEDLSEFDRFLAVNEIITHVMELEFEGKILKESRNGVYFFVKEGK